From one Helicobacter sp. 12S02232-10 genomic stretch:
- a CDS encoding sodium-dependent transporter: MANFSKFGFILATLGSSIGLGHIWRFPYMAGSNGGSAFVMLYLFLTLTVGVSMLLADMIIGNQGQKDMVSCYERLDKTRYKFWKISGIFLIGGPIILSFYAVVLGWVLYYLFVVSFDLPLSLEYSKSQFANLRDQSIFWQVGGFSICLFLTAWIVSRGIKDGIEKLNFVLMPLLFVIFIGLLIYAMFMPSFNRAFDFMFEFHPEKIDLNVIIASLGQVFFSLSLGVGTIITYASFTKRNENLLKSSLWVVIPGILISLIAGLMIFTFIFEYGGTPEEGAGLVFVSLPLIFGKMGLAGNVISVLFLCALAFAGITSTVSLLEPFVLFLINRFNFGRLGATFLVSFIVYVIGLLVIFSLDKGYANSLTFFDRDIFGWTDFITSSVLMPLGGLFSVIFVGWVIGKQRVYECSKHFLSKRMFEVWFFIVRFIAPLVILVILILHFK, from the coding sequence TTGGCTAATTTTTCAAAATTTGGTTTTATATTGGCGACTTTGGGCAGTTCGATCGGGTTGGGACATATCTGGAGATTCCCTTATATGGCCGGAAGTAACGGAGGAAGTGCTTTTGTAATGCTTTATTTATTTTTGACCCTCACAGTTGGTGTTTCAATGTTGCTTGCAGATATGATTATTGGGAATCAGGGTCAAAAAGATATGGTGTCTTGTTATGAGAGATTGGATAAGACTCGATATAAGTTTTGGAAAATAAGCGGAATTTTTTTAATCGGGGGTCCGATTATTTTATCTTTTTATGCGGTGGTTCTTGGCTGGGTGCTATATTATCTTTTTGTCGTGAGTTTTGATTTACCTTTGAGTCTTGAATATTCAAAATCTCAATTTGCCAACTTGAGAGATCAGAGTATATTCTGGCAAGTAGGGGGTTTTAGCATTTGTTTATTTTTGACTGCTTGGATTGTTTCAAGAGGTATCAAAGATGGCATTGAAAAGCTTAATTTCGTTTTAATGCCTTTGTTGTTTGTGATTTTCATCGGTTTGTTGATTTATGCAATGTTTATGCCTTCATTTAACAGAGCTTTTGATTTTATGTTTGAATTTCATCCTGAAAAGATTGATTTAAACGTTATTATCGCTTCTTTGGGGCAGGTATTTTTTTCCTTGAGTCTTGGAGTGGGGACGATTATCACTTATGCATCTTTTACAAAACGGAATGAGAATCTTTTAAAGAGTTCTCTATGGGTTGTTATTCCAGGCATTTTGATTTCACTTATCGCAGGATTGATGATTTTTACTTTTATCTTTGAATATGGGGGCACGCCTGAAGAAGGTGCGGGTCTTGTGTTTGTTTCTTTGCCTTTAATTTTTGGGAAGATGGGATTAGCCGGAAATGTAATTTCAGTGCTATTTCTTTGCGCGCTTGCATTTGCAGGGATTACCTCTACGGTTTCTTTGCTTGAGCCATTCGTACTTTTTTTGATCAATCGTTTTAACTTTGGGCGTCTTGGAGCTACTTTTTTGGTGAGTTTTATTGTTTATGTGATTGGTCTTTTGGTTATTTTTTCTCTGGATAAAGGTTATGCAAATAGCTTGACTTTTTTTGACAGAGATATTTTTGGTTGGACAGATTTCATTACTTCTTCTGTGTTAATGCCTTTGGGCGGACTATTTTCAGTTATCTTTGTGGGTTGGGTGATTGGAAAGCAGCGTGTGTATGAATGTAGCAAACATTTTTTATCAAAAAGAATGTTTGAAGTTTGGTTTTTTATTGTGCGTTTTATTGCGCCATTGGTTATTTTAGTGATACTAATCTTGCATTTTAAATGA
- a CDS encoding pyruvate flavodoxin oxidoreductase subunit gamma produces the protein MLQIRWHSRAGQGAITGAKGLADVVAGTGKEVQAFALYGSAKRGAAMTAYNRIDSEPILNHEKFMSPDYILVIDPGLTFITDICADEKPTTSYIITTHLSKEELLSKKPDLHGKKVHTLDCIKISIETLGKPIPNAPMLGAFMKVSGMLEIDFFKDAFKKVLGKKLPQKLIDANMLAIQRAYDEVE, from the coding sequence ATGCTGCAAATCAGATGGCATTCACGAGCCGGTCAAGGAGCGATAACGGGCGCAAAAGGTTTAGCAGATGTTGTTGCTGGAACAGGCAAAGAAGTTCAAGCTTTTGCGTTATATGGTTCTGCAAAGCGAGGGGCGGCAATGACGGCTTATAATCGCATAGATTCTGAACCTATTTTAAATCATGAAAAATTTATGAGTCCTGATTACATCTTAGTTATTGATCCAGGACTTACTTTTATTACAGATATTTGTGCTGATGAGAAGCCGACTACTTCATATATCATTACAACACATTTAAGCAAAGAGGAACTTTTAAGCAAAAAGCCCGATCTACACGGGAAGAAAGTCCATACTCTTGATTGTATTAAAATATCGATCGAGACTTTGGGCAAGCCGATTCCTAATGCTCCTATGTTGGGAGCTTTTATGAAAGTTTCAGGAATGCTTGAGATTGATTTTTTCAAAGATGCGTTTAAAAAAGTATTAGGAAAAAAATTGCCTCAAAAGCTGATTGATGCGAATATGCTTGCTATCCAGCGTGCATATGATGAAGTTGAATAA
- the rpsI gene encoding 30S ribosomal protein S9, with the protein MAKIYATGKRKTAVAKVWLTSGSGKIIINGESLGEWLGGHEAIKMKVMQPLVLTRQDKSVDICAVTLGGGYSAQAEALRHGISKALNAYDVSFRTILKPKGLLTRDSRVVERKKYGKRKARRSPQFSKR; encoded by the coding sequence ATGGCAAAAATTTATGCAACGGGAAAAAGAAAAACTGCAGTGGCAAAGGTTTGGCTTACTAGCGGAAGCGGAAAAATAATTATCAATGGCGAGAGTTTGGGTGAATGGCTTGGAGGTCATGAAGCAATTAAAATGAAAGTGATGCAACCTCTTGTACTTACTAGACAGGATAAATCCGTAGATATTTGTGCAGTTACTTTAGGAGGGGGTTATTCTGCTCAGGCAGAAGCATTAAGGCATGGGATATCTAAAGCATTGAATGCTTATGATGTATCTTTCCGCACTATTTTAAAGCCAAAAGGATTGCTCACTAGAGATTCTAGGGTGGTTGAAAGAAAAAAATATGGCAAGAGAAAGGCAAGACGAAGTCCTCAATTCTCAAAAAGATAA
- a CDS encoding FAD-dependent oxidoreductase — MQEFDIVVIGFGKAGKTLALKSAMMGKKVALIERSEKMYGGTCINIGCIPTKSLIKQSYLARRCNKQSEANYQQSIQKKNQLVEFLRAKNYENLAQNKNITIFNGDASFLDKSTIQIAGKEKQSIKGKKIFINTGADSVMPNIPIDSKRVYTSTTLLDLEELPKEFVIVGGGYIGLEFACMYANFGSKVSILIRSSSLMPKEDEEIERSVQDSFEKMGINLIFNADAKSIKDKVEKACISYEKEGKSFEINADAALIAIGRKAYTKGLDLDKAKIALNSRGEIITDEFLKTNVENIYALGDVKGGRLFTYISLDDFRIVFDSLFGEGKRNTNNRTAVPDVLFLDTPLSHVGLREREAREKGYEIKVAKLPAAAIPRARILENTTGLLQLITDAKTDLILGATLYCEDSSEMINIFSLAINAGLPYQKLRDMIFTHPSMSEAINDLCGLIK; from the coding sequence ATGCAAGAATTTGATATTGTAGTAATTGGTTTTGGAAAAGCAGGGAAGACATTAGCGTTAAAAAGCGCAATGATGGGAAAGAAAGTTGCCTTGATTGAAAGGTCTGAAAAGATGTATGGGGGGACTTGCATTAATATCGGTTGTATTCCGACGAAATCCTTGATTAAACAGTCTTATTTGGCACGTCGGTGCAATAAGCAATCAGAAGCAAATTATCAACAAAGCATTCAGAAGAAAAACCAATTAGTAGAGTTTTTGAGGGCAAAAAACTATGAAAATTTGGCACAAAATAAAAATATTACTATTTTTAACGGAGATGCGTCTTTTTTGGATAAATCCACGATTCAAATTGCAGGAAAAGAAAAGCAAAGCATCAAAGGAAAAAAGATCTTCATCAATACAGGTGCAGACAGCGTAATGCCAAATATTCCCATTGATTCCAAAAGGGTTTATACCAGCACGACATTGCTTGATCTTGAAGAACTTCCAAAAGAATTTGTGATTGTTGGAGGGGGATACATTGGATTGGAATTTGCGTGTATGTATGCCAATTTTGGTTCAAAAGTAAGTATTCTGATTCGTAGCTCTTCTTTGATGCCAAAAGAAGATGAAGAAATTGAGCGCTCTGTGCAGGATTCTTTTGAAAAAATGGGTATTAATTTGATTTTTAATGCAGATGCAAAGAGCATTAAAGACAAGGTAGAGAAGGCATGTATTTCTTATGAAAAAGAAGGAAAGAGTTTTGAAATCAATGCAGATGCTGCTTTGATTGCGATTGGAAGAAAGGCTTATACAAAAGGTCTTGATTTAGACAAAGCCAAGATTGCACTGAATTCCCGAGGTGAGATTATAACCGATGAGTTTTTGAAAACCAATGTCGAAAATATTTATGCTTTGGGAGATGTAAAGGGAGGCAGACTTTTTACTTATATTTCTCTGGATGATTTTAGGATTGTTTTTGATTCCTTGTTTGGTGAAGGTAAAAGGAATACAAATAATCGAACTGCAGTTCCTGATGTATTGTTTTTGGATACCCCGCTTTCTCACGTGGGCTTGAGAGAAAGGGAGGCGCGTGAAAAAGGTTATGAAATTAAAGTTGCTAAACTTCCTGCTGCTGCTATTCCAAGGGCAAGGATTTTAGAAAATACCACAGGATTACTTCAATTGATTACAGATGCCAAAACGGATTTGATTTTGGGGGCAACTCTTTATTGTGAAGATTCATCTGAAATGATTAATATTTTTTCGCTCGCCATTAATGCAGGGCTTCCATATCAAAAACTTAGAGATATGATATTTACCCACCCCTCTATGAGTGAGGCAATCAATGATTTATGTGGGTTAATAAAATAG
- the rplM gene encoding 50S ribosomal protein L13 has product MNITKTAKVSEIRRDWVVLDAKDKIFGRLITEVATILRGKHKPCYTPNVDCGDFVVIVNATEVKFSGMKLEDKEYFTHSGYFGSTKSKTLKEMLEKSPEKLFHLAVRGMLPKTKLGRAMIKKLKVYKSSEHPHTAQITKSK; this is encoded by the coding sequence ATGAATATAACAAAGACTGCTAAAGTCAGCGAAATAAGACGTGATTGGGTAGTTTTAGATGCCAAGGATAAGATCTTTGGTCGTTTGATTACAGAAGTAGCGACGATTTTGAGAGGAAAGCATAAGCCTTGCTATACTCCAAATGTGGATTGTGGAGATTTTGTTGTGATTGTTAATGCGACAGAAGTAAAATTTTCAGGAATGAAGCTTGAAGATAAGGAATATTTTACGCATTCAGGTTATTTTGGTAGCACAAAAAGTAAAACCCTTAAAGAAATGTTGGAAAAATCTCCTGAAAAACTTTTTCATCTTGCTGTAAGAGGAATGCTTCCAAAAACAAAATTGGGCAGAGCAATGATTAAAAAGCTTAAGGTCTATAAAAGTAGCGAACATCCGCATACAGCTCAAATCACAAAAAGCAAATAA
- a CDS encoding MATE family efflux transporter, whose protein sequence is MFNIDLRNDSIKKLFFYYFIPSLCAMIALSTYSTVDGIFVGKKLGEDALAAISICWPVFPVLIAYELLFSLGAASIISYFLGRNEVHRARLIFSSVFYFVVISTLIVGGILYIFIDEIALILGSSDVLKPLVIEYLEIIFIGSVFMVLHPLSDVFAINDKQPILAMVAMIVGSLANIILNYLFLFIFETGIYGSALATIMGHGIGFLVLLQHFLFKRGKLYFVRRFSLSAVISSAKSGIPQSVSELSAAIVMLMFNTTIMGIAGERGVSIYGIIMYSGIIFFTVLLAIAQGIQPIASFSYGAGSLKRVKNIFLFGIGVSIGVGIFIYLIFYAFDEHLVRLFLKDDVANRDPYLLSDTVKAMNVYYLGYILLGINVVCAIFFQSVQRTGSSFIITISYTLVFLVVLLPVLSRRYQMEGVWVTYPISQFLAFLVVGIVILYEKKSGIFSQNFMREGLLWRKKK, encoded by the coding sequence ATGTTTAATATTGATTTGAGAAACGATTCGATAAAAAAATTATTTTTTTATTATTTTATTCCTTCATTATGCGCGATGATAGCACTTTCGACTTATTCCACGGTAGATGGGATTTTCGTCGGCAAAAAACTAGGCGAAGATGCACTTGCTGCCATTAGTATCTGTTGGCCGGTTTTTCCAGTACTGATAGCATATGAATTGCTTTTTAGTTTGGGGGCTGCATCAATTATTTCATATTTTTTAGGGAGAAATGAAGTTCATCGAGCTAGATTGATTTTTAGTTCTGTTTTTTATTTTGTTGTTATCAGTACATTGATAGTAGGGGGAATTTTATATATATTTATTGATGAAATAGCCCTAATTCTTGGAAGTAGCGATGTTCTTAAACCTCTTGTAATTGAATATTTGGAGATAATTTTTATCGGATCTGTTTTTATGGTGCTTCACCCTTTGAGCGATGTATTTGCCATCAATGACAAGCAACCTATTTTAGCAATGGTTGCAATGATTGTAGGTTCGTTGGCAAATATTATTTTGAATTATTTGTTTTTATTTATTTTTGAAACTGGGATTTATGGAAGCGCTTTAGCCACGATTATGGGTCACGGAATAGGTTTTTTAGTATTATTGCAACATTTTTTGTTTAAAAGGGGAAAACTATATTTTGTGAGGCGTTTTAGCTTATCAGCAGTTATTTCTTCGGCAAAAAGTGGAATTCCTCAATCGGTTTCAGAATTGAGTGCAGCTATTGTGATGTTGATGTTTAATACAACAATTATGGGAATTGCTGGCGAAAGAGGCGTGTCTATTTATGGAATTATTATGTATAGCGGGATTATTTTTTTTACGGTTTTACTTGCGATTGCTCAAGGTATTCAGCCTATTGCAAGTTTTAGTTATGGGGCTGGTAGCTTAAAGCGTGTTAAAAATATTTTTCTTTTTGGTATTGGCGTTTCAATCGGAGTGGGAATTTTTATTTATTTGATTTTTTATGCTTTTGATGAGCATTTGGTGAGATTATTTTTAAAAGATGATGTTGCCAATAGAGACCCCTATCTTTTAAGTGATACGGTTAAAGCGATGAATGTTTATTATTTGGGATATATTTTGTTGGGGATTAATGTTGTGTGTGCGATATTTTTTCAGTCTGTTCAAAGAACTGGAAGTTCTTTTATTATTACAATTTCTTATACTTTAGTGTTTTTGGTGGTTTTATTGCCTGTTTTGAGCAGACGATATCAAATGGAAGGAGTATGGGTAACTTATCCAATTTCGCAATTTTTGGCATTTTTGGTTGTTGGTATTGTGATTTTGTATGAAAAAAAATCAGGTATTTTTTCACAAAATTTTATGAGAGAGGGCTTACTGTGGCGAAAGAAAAAATAA
- the argB gene encoding acetylglutamate kinase translates to METRIKIADILLDSLPFIKIFRGKMIVIKYGGSAQANPRLKEQFAKDVVMMYMLGIKPIIVHGGGKDISEMLDILNIKSEFIDGHRITTQESMPIVEMVLSGSINKELTAFLNHHGIKAVGISGKDGGIFEAISKEEFSYTGKITRVDISLLTALLQNGFVPVIAPVAGSSEVNHPGYNINADMVACEIAKSLNAFKVIFLTDTKGVLDAQGNLFSALNEEKILELKKLGVITGGMLPKIEACLECIKSGVQKVHIIDGRIEHSLLLELFTSKGIGTEIF, encoded by the coding sequence GTGGAAACAAGGATAAAGATTGCTGACATCTTGCTTGATTCATTGCCTTTTATTAAAATCTTCAGGGGCAAGATGATTGTGATCAAATACGGTGGGTCTGCACAGGCTAATCCTAGACTTAAGGAGCAGTTTGCCAAAGATGTCGTAATGATGTATATGCTTGGGATCAAGCCCATTATTGTTCATGGTGGGGGTAAAGATATTTCTGAGATGCTTGATATCTTGAATATAAAAAGTGAATTTATAGATGGGCATCGCATCACCACTCAAGAGAGTATGCCGATTGTTGAAATGGTTTTAAGCGGGAGTATCAATAAGGAGCTTACTGCATTTTTGAATCATCACGGAATAAAAGCTGTGGGTATTAGCGGTAAAGATGGCGGGATATTTGAAGCAATATCAAAAGAAGAATTTAGCTACACAGGTAAAATCACTCGTGTTGATATTTCATTATTGACAGCGTTGCTTCAAAATGGTTTTGTGCCAGTAATTGCTCCGGTTGCAGGAAGCTCGGAAGTCAATCATCCAGGTTATAATATCAATGCAGATATGGTTGCGTGTGAAATTGCTAAGTCTTTAAATGCATTTAAAGTCATTTTTCTGACCGACACAAAGGGTGTTCTTGATGCGCAAGGAAATTTATTTTCTGCTTTGAATGAAGAAAAAATTCTTGAACTGAAAAAACTTGGAGTTATTACAGGGGGAATGCTTCCAAAAATTGAAGCTTGTCTTGAATGCATTAAAAGTGGCGTGCAAAAAGTTCATATCATTGATGGAAGAATTGAACATTCTTTGTTGTTAGAACTTTTTACAAGCAAAGGAATTGGGACTGAAATATTTTAA
- a CDS encoding phospholipase A: MFFRFILKKSLVILCFLCILSSGLHSLKKYPNDTQSLGNLKQIKKDKEQENEQTDNIKNPKPFKKSSFQDLTQDYLSLMDLNGFYILPYYHSFSGVYGINQPNEIKIQISFKIPVFERVFWTKGSIYFAYTQTMWFQMYNIRYSNPVRDTNYQPEFFYSYPLEWNLWGGKITQVWAGVQHLSNGIGGEDCYRESLKIPSGPKCRSRTAGNRFLAHIFWKKSGFVADLSVWPYVPKRKDNPDLYQYMGYGNLKLSYRSKRHLGEVEIYSIFTNYAHYRGAIRLGYTFKVSKFLGIYAQYFYGYGDSLYEYNIRSNRFGIGVRMLP, translated from the coding sequence TTGTTTTTTCGTTTTATTCTTAAAAAGAGTTTGGTGATTTTATGTTTTTTATGCATCTTATCGAGCGGACTGCATTCTCTAAAAAAATATCCGAATGATACACAATCTTTAGGAAATCTCAAGCAAATCAAAAAAGACAAAGAACAAGAAAACGAGCAAACAGACAATATAAAAAATCCAAAACCTTTTAAAAAATCTTCATTCCAAGATCTTACGCAAGATTATTTATCCCTTATGGATCTGAACGGATTTTATATTCTGCCTTATTATCATAGTTTTAGTGGCGTTTATGGAATCAATCAACCCAATGAAATCAAAATTCAAATAAGTTTTAAGATACCTGTATTTGAAAGGGTATTTTGGACAAAAGGGAGTATTTATTTTGCATATACTCAGACAATGTGGTTTCAAATGTATAACATCAGGTATTCCAATCCGGTTAGGGATACGAATTATCAGCCTGAGTTTTTTTATTCTTATCCGCTTGAATGGAATTTATGGGGAGGTAAAATCACTCAGGTTTGGGCGGGCGTGCAGCATTTATCAAATGGTATTGGCGGAGAAGATTGTTATCGTGAAAGTTTGAAAATCCCTTCAGGTCCCAAATGCCGCTCTCGCACTGCGGGCAATCGATTTCTTGCCCATATTTTTTGGAAAAAAAGCGGTTTTGTAGCTGATTTGAGTGTTTGGCCTTATGTTCCAAAACGTAAAGATAATCCGGATTTGTATCAATATATGGGCTATGGAAATTTAAAACTTTCTTATCGATCTAAAAGGCATTTAGGTGAGGTCGAAATTTATTCGATTTTTACAAACTATGCTCATTATCGTGGGGCGATACGTTTGGGCTATACCTTTAAAGTCAGTAAATTTTTAGGTATTTATGCACAATATTTTTACGGGTATGGGGATAGTTTGTATGAATATAATATCCGATCCAATCGTTTTGGGATCGGAGTGAGAATGTTGCCTTAA
- a CDS encoding S1-like domain-containing RNA-binding protein, producing the protein MLTGKIQSLQVARFTPFGAYLKVGEEEVLLPNKFVTESLKIGDFLEVFLYTDSLDRPVATTQKPLGEIGEILALNIVSIQDNGCFLDLGIDKDIFMPSKNPKRFQIGQSVVVVLTNDKQNRLIAKLGIKERLLPFKGSLKYKKVTILPFETTPLGIGCVVNQKYYGLLYKNQIYSPLQIGKQSSAYIQKVRSDGKLDLSLKAFEDLNKEKERLLQIIKDKQNLELDFNSPPQEIYTICQMSKKSFKTLINALLKESKIIIVQSSQDPQRKSICLS; encoded by the coding sequence ATGCTTACAGGTAAAATCCAATCTCTTCAAGTCGCTCGTTTTACACCATTTGGCGCTTATCTCAAAGTGGGTGAGGAAGAAGTTTTGCTCCCCAATAAATTTGTTACAGAATCTTTAAAGATCGGTGACTTCTTGGAAGTTTTTTTATATACCGATTCTTTAGATCGTCCCGTAGCCACCACTCAAAAACCTCTTGGAGAGATAGGGGAAATTCTTGCTTTAAACATCGTTTCCATTCAAGATAACGGCTGTTTTTTGGATTTAGGGATTGACAAGGATATTTTTATGCCCTCTAAAAATCCCAAAAGATTCCAAATCGGGCAATCTGTCGTAGTGGTTTTAACAAATGACAAGCAAAACAGACTGATCGCAAAACTTGGAATCAAAGAGCGTTTATTGCCATTTAAGGGTTCTTTAAAATACAAAAAAGTAACCATACTCCCATTTGAAACAACACCTCTTGGAATCGGTTGTGTTGTAAATCAAAAATATTACGGACTTCTTTATAAAAATCAGATTTATTCTCCTCTTCAAATAGGAAAACAAAGCAGTGCTTATATCCAAAAGGTTCGATCTGATGGAAAACTTGATCTTTCTTTAAAGGCATTTGAAGATTTAAATAAGGAAAAAGAGAGACTCTTGCAAATAATCAAAGATAAGCAAAACTTAGAGCTTGATTTTAACTCCCCTCCTCAAGAAATTTACACCATTTGCCAAATGAGTAAAAAAAGTTTTAAAACTCTTATTAATGCTCTTCTTAAAGAATCCAAAATTATTATCGTTCAAAGCTCGCAAGATCCCCAAAGGAAATCTATCTGCCTTTCTTGA
- a CDS encoding HAD family hydrolase — protein sequence MAKEKIILFDLDGTLIDSAEAIYESFCAACAQNGLKIPSFQDVKESIGHTLENMFLNFGVSEKDISSCIDAYRNHYRNIYLQKTKMLPNATDSILLASKIGKLGVVTTKTAKFSKQILHYFGILEYFQTVVGIEDVKFPKPHKEPVLKAMHQIDFKGLLSNAFMIGDTILDIQSAINAGINPIGVKTGYGELEDMRLICKNIFNDSLEAVEFIKTL from the coding sequence GTGGCGAAAGAAAAAATAATTTTGTTTGATTTGGATGGAACACTTATCGACTCTGCAGAAGCTATTTATGAGAGTTTTTGTGCAGCTTGTGCTCAAAATGGACTTAAAATTCCAAGTTTCCAAGATGTAAAGGAATCTATAGGCCATACACTGGAGAATATGTTTTTAAATTTTGGAGTGAGTGAGAAGGATATCTCTTCTTGTATTGATGCGTATAGGAATCACTACAGAAATATTTATCTACAAAAGACAAAAATGTTACCTAATGCAACAGATTCTATTTTACTTGCAAGTAAAATTGGAAAACTAGGAGTTGTCACTACCAAGACAGCAAAGTTTTCTAAGCAAATTTTGCATTATTTCGGTATTTTAGAATATTTTCAAACGGTTGTCGGGATTGAGGATGTAAAATTTCCCAAACCCCACAAAGAACCTGTATTAAAGGCTATGCATCAAATTGATTTTAAGGGTTTGTTATCTAATGCTTTTATGATAGGCGATACAATATTAGATATTCAGTCAGCTATTAATGCTGGGATTAATCCTATAGGCGTTAAGACTGGATATGGAGAATTGGAAGATATGCGTCTTATTTGTAAGAATATTTTTAATGATTCCTTAGAAGCAGTAGAATTCATTAAAACCCTTTAA
- a CDS encoding SDR family oxidoreductase, which produces MVVFISGASAGFGKAISKKFAQEGHYVIATARRKEKLQELQKELGEMCQIIASDINDTSMIENALKKLPQEFQQIDLLINNAGLALGLESAEKTSVSDWEKMIATNINALIKLTHLLLPQMVERKKGHIINIGSIAGTYPYPGGNVYGATKAFVKQFSLNLRADLYDKNIRVTNIEPGLCGGSEFSLVRFKGDAFKAQKVYENTHPLLPEDIAETIWWVANLPEHININRIEMMPTTQAPAALNVAKF; this is translated from the coding sequence ATGGTAGTTTTTATTAGTGGAGCTTCTGCGGGTTTCGGAAAAGCGATTTCAAAAAAATTCGCTCAAGAAGGGCATTATGTCATTGCAACTGCTAGAAGAAAAGAAAAGCTTCAAGAATTGCAAAAAGAGCTTGGAGAAATGTGTCAAATCATTGCAAGCGATATTAACGACACTTCTATGATTGAAAACGCACTCAAAAAACTTCCTCAAGAGTTCCAACAAATTGACCTACTTATCAATAATGCAGGATTAGCCCTCGGACTCGAATCAGCCGAAAAAACATCCGTTTCTGATTGGGAAAAGATGATAGCCACAAATATCAATGCCCTCATCAAACTCACACATCTCCTGCTTCCACAAATGGTAGAACGCAAAAAAGGACACATCATCAATATCGGCTCAATTGCAGGCACTTATCCTTATCCAGGTGGGAACGTATATGGAGCTACAAAAGCCTTTGTCAAGCAATTTAGCCTCAATCTGCGCGCGGATTTGTATGATAAAAATATTCGTGTTACCAATATTGAACCCGGACTTTGCGGGGGAAGTGAATTTTCACTCGTAAGATTTAAAGGAGATGCCTTCAAAGCTCAAAAAGTTTATGAAAACACTCATCCCTTATTGCCTGAAGATATTGCAGAAACGATCTGGTGGGTAGCAAATCTTCCTGAACACATCAATATTAATCGAATCGAAATGATGCCTACAACTCAAGCCCCTGCAGCCCTCAATGTGGCTAAATTCTAG
- a CDS encoding D-2-hydroxyacid dehydrogenase: protein MKIVILDAKTLGKSDLSPIKEFGDFIIYQTTSPDQTLQRCQDADIVLTNKVVLDAPILSQLPKLKLICVTATGTNIIDLEAAHNLGIVVKNVAGYSTNSVAQHTLTMALNLLSKINYYDHYCKSGEWCKSDIFVHINGGLYELDGKKWGIIGFGTIGKKVASLAEAFGSQISYTSTSGKNSDNTYPQKPLETLLRESDIISIHAPLNETTKNLITQKELALLKENAILINVGRGGIVNEEDVAKILESKNIFFGADVLEIEPMKANHPFLNPNIQDKIILTPHIAWAYENARKKLLEMIIENIKSFILQK from the coding sequence ATGAAAATCGTAATCCTAGACGCAAAAACACTTGGAAAGTCAGATTTAAGTCCCATCAAAGAATTCGGGGATTTTATCATCTATCAAACAACTTCACCCGATCAAACCCTTCAAAGATGTCAGGATGCTGATATTGTCTTAACCAATAAGGTTGTCCTTGATGCTCCTATCTTAAGCCAATTGCCCAAACTCAAACTAATCTGTGTCACTGCCACAGGAACCAATATCATTGATTTGGAAGCAGCCCACAATCTAGGAATCGTCGTAAAAAATGTTGCCGGATACTCTACAAACAGTGTCGCCCAACACACACTGACAATGGCCTTGAATCTGTTGTCAAAAATAAACTATTATGACCATTACTGCAAAAGCGGAGAATGGTGTAAAAGCGACATTTTTGTGCATATCAATGGCGGACTTTATGAGCTTGATGGAAAAAAATGGGGGATTATTGGGTTTGGCACCATCGGTAAAAAAGTCGCAAGCTTGGCTGAAGCCTTTGGATCTCAAATCAGTTATACATCTACTAGTGGAAAAAATTCTGATAATACCTATCCTCAAAAACCTCTTGAAACACTCTTAAGAGAAAGTGATATTATCTCTATCCACGCGCCTTTAAACGAAACAACAAAAAATCTCATTACTCAAAAAGAATTGGCTTTATTAAAAGAAAATGCCATTTTAATCAACGTCGGACGCGGTGGTATTGTCAATGAAGAAGATGTGGCTAAAATTCTAGAATCAAAAAACATTTTTTTTGGCGCTGATGTCCTTGAAATCGAACCAATGAAAGCCAACCACCCTTTTTTAAACCCTAACATTCAAGACAAAATCATCTTGACTCCCCATATTGCTTGGGCTTATGAAAATGCTCGAAAGAAACTACTTGAGATGATCATTGAGAACATCAAAAGCTTTATCTTGCAAAAATAA